CGTGGGTGCGAAGCAGAAAGTAGGCAGGTTAAGAATCAGAGCAGGGTCCATTTCTGTGGCGGTGTCGACGACCGCGTGACAGTGCTGGACAAGTTCTTTGAGCGCACTTTGAAGAGGCGGTATTACGGTAGCTGGTCGTGGGAAGTCCTTGACGGGGATACGTCCAGGGATGAAGGGGGCGGCAAAAGATGCTTTGTTTGTAGGGGTATGCAGCACGAGTTCGTACAGATGGATCATGGCAATATGCCACCATACTTTGAGCGTCTGAGAAGATGCAAGGGAAGGTGGAATCTCAGCTGCCCATGCATCGACCTTGGCCTTTAGCATCTCAATCGCAGAGTAAGTGTTGTAGTCGTTGCCATCCACAAAGGTAGCTATCTGACAAAGACAGAGGTGATTGGAAATTTCGTGGTCCAATCGTATGATGCGAACAACTTGACAAAACAGCAGGTCGGACGGATGCCCGTTATTTTCAAGGGTCAAGACGCACTCCTGGTGGTATGCATCCCATGGGACAGGGCTCGGTCTGCGTATACTGATGGATGAGCTCGAAGATGCCACATAACAGGCGAGCCAAGTTCGTCGTGCCTCGAGTGATGTAGGCTGCCCATGCCGGCTGAAGTAAGCCGCAGGCGATGGTTGCAGGGAGAAGCCTGCGATGCCCAGATCGATAGCCATGTCAGAGGCTAGCTGGACGATCTGGTATGCGCTCCCCTGTGATCCCCTCCGCGTGCTCTTGTTCCAGAAGGCGGCTATGAGCAGCGCCTGCACCAGCTCAAGGGACCTCTGGCCTTTGCCAATCACCTCATCACCGAGGATGCGCACTGAT
The sequence above is a segment of the Pyrenophora tritici-repentis strain M4 chromosome 3, whole genome shotgun sequence genome. Coding sequences within it:
- a CDS encoding Fungal-trans multi-domain protein, translating into MRKRLRACEECHRLKIKCDITTNPDAASCDRCQRNNLQCVPAAPRLQRDRISELEAQIQELRNALQEQSSGSTPSLSPGSLTTTLSAGRSPASLLESNDDAALSVLDSRIPPMRQQHLLHLYAHSAGAAWPAIQLPIDLDHLRAKCPVLLLCVITYTLTQEAQGVDLEVNDELARESVRILGDEVIGKGQRSLELVQALLIAAFWNKSTRRGSQGSAYQIVQLASDMAIDLGIAGFSLQPSPAAYFSRHGQPTSLEARRTWLACYVASSSSSISIRRPSPVPWDAYHQECVLTLENNGHPSDLLFCQVVRIIRLDHEISNHLCLCQIATFVDGNDYNTYSAIEMLKAKVDAWAAEIPPSLASSQTLKVWWHIAMIHLYELVLHTPTNKASFAAPFIPGRIPVKDFPRPATVIPPLQSALKELVQHCHAVVDTATEMDPALILNLPTFCFAPTVVYALYVLVTALVTATAPDPRNTYGQCLPKDCFRIEQCGMKLRNLVAYMKVLDPTLSCFTTRLFDATGWLEEWYNDYSAILRRYETHLGN